The following nucleotide sequence is from Bacteroidales bacterium.
AAAAGAAGTTTGATTTTGAATTTTGGTTTGTAGGTGACGGCATTGACTTTAAAGCAATGAAGAATTACGCAAAAGCCCTTTCCATTCCTGAGAATATTATTCGTTTTTATGGTGTAGTAGAAGGAGAAAAACTAGCAGAAAAATACCATAAAGCAGATTATCTGGTAATGTTCAGTAATTATGAGACTTTTCTTATAGTATTTTTTGAAGCTATGGCTTGCGGATTAGCTGTAATCACCACCAAAGTCGGTGAACTTGCCCAATACAGCAATGAATCAAACGGTTTTTTGATAGAACCCGGAAACGAAAAGCAATTAAAATCTACTTTAGAAAATGTATTAGTTAACAAACCTTATTTTAATCCATTAGAGATAAAAAAAGTCAGTATTGGGTACGACTCTGCGAGCATCAGTAAAAGATTAGACAATATTTATAACAATTGTATATAATACCGTAGCTCACGACAAAGTATTCGTATTTTTGTCGCCAATGAAATTAAAAATATCAAATAGAGTTAAAGGCTATCTCTTCGCATTTATTGCTGTAATAGCCGTTTCCAATGTGTACATCTTTAGCAAAGCTGCTTTAAACGAAGTTAGTATGGCTCAATTTGGCACATATTGGTTTGCTTTTGGTTTTCTTTGGAATATATTATTTACTATTCAACAAAAAAAAATCCCGACAATAAAGACTTTTAGCAAAAATCAATTTTTACTACTTTTTACTTTAGGAATTTTAGAAATTGGCGGCACAAGCTTTTTCTTTTTGGCTATACACACCGTTCCTAATCCTGCTGTAGTTTCATTTATCGGAAATATTAATCCTGTTTTTGTAGCTATATTAGGATTTATCTTTTTAAGAGAAAAATTTAATATTCCAGAATTAATAGGTATGTCGTTAGCTCTATTAGGTGCATTTATTATTAGTTATCGGGGAGGAAATATTTTTAAAAACATTTTTATTGAAGGAACGGATTATATAATCATTTCCGGATTTATTTATTCTTTCAGCACCATTATCGCCAAGAAAAACATTCATAGAATTGGCCCGACTATTATGTCGCTAAATAGAACTTTGCATTTGGCTTTATTCTCTATTGCCGTACTTTGGTATTCAGGTCAATCTATTCATATTTCATCAAATACTCTTTTAAATATTATTATAGGATCAACTTTAGGCCCATTTTTAGCTTCCTTGGCAGGATATCAAGCTTTACGATATATCGAAGCCGGTAGAGCAAGCGTATTGGGAAGTTCTAAAGGATTATTTGTCCTTATTGGAGCTTTCTTTTATTTTGGCACACTTCCGCAAGCGCATCAAATTTGGGGTGGTTTGATTAGTATTTTGGGTGTAGTATTAATTTCGATGGGGAAAGTATGGTCTTCAAAAAAAACCAAACATTGATTTTTAGAAATAAGTTTATGCCGGAATGTGTTCTTAATCCAAAACAACTAGGATATACCATAAAAAACCCTTCGGAAAAAATCTAAAAACTTTCTTGAGCGAGAAACGAGGCTTCCGTCAGCTGACAGACCACCTATAGCTTGAATTAATTAACCAACAATCTACAAAAACCTACTGCTCTAAAAACCAAAAAAGCCTCCAAATTTCTTTGAAGGCTTCTTGAGCGGGAGACGAGGCTTCCGTCAGCTGACGGACCACCTAAAGCCAAAACCCCAAAAACTATAAAACCAAAATAATGAAATGCTTGAAAAATAAAAAGACCTCCAAGAAAAATCTTGAAGGTCTTTTGAGCGGGAGACGAGGCTCGAACTCGCCACCTAAAGCTTGGAAGGCTTTCGCTCTACCAAATGAGCTACTCCCGCTGAATATTATTTTTTGTAGGGAGAGGAGGATTACTCGCTACGCTCGTGAGACTCCGTGTTCGAACTTCCGAAGACTTAATGAGTCACAAACAAATCTGTTTCTCTTCTTTCCCTTTCGCATTAAATACAAGAACTTTTTTGTGGGGAGAGGAGGATTACTCGCTACGCTCGTGAGACTCCGTGTTCGAACTTCCAAAGACTTAATGAGTCACAAACAAATCTGTTTCTCTTCTTTCCCTTTCGCATTAAATACAAGAACTTTTTTGTGGGGAGAGGAGGATTCGAACCTCCGAAGGCTTAGCCAACAGATTTACAGTCTGCCCCGTTTGACCGCTCTGGAATCTCCCCAAAAAAAGAGCCGATGGAGGGATTCGAACCCCCGACCAGCTGATTACAAATCAGCTGCTCTGACCAACTGAGCTACATCGGCAATGCTAAGAACTTTTTTTATTCAAGCCGTGCAAAAGTAGATAAGATTTTTAAATACGCAAGCGTTTTAAGATAAAAAAAATATTTTCCATTAAAATAACTTTTAAAGTTAAAAAACAACGTCCTAATAAGCTTTACAGCCTGTTAAAAATTATTAATTAGATTCTACTTATTCGTATAAATTTAAT
It contains:
- a CDS encoding DMT family transporter — its product is MKLKISNRVKGYLFAFIAVIAVSNVYIFSKAALNEVSMAQFGTYWFAFGFLWNILFTIQQKKIPTIKTFSKNQFLLLFTLGILEIGGTSFFFLAIHTVPNPAVVSFIGNINPVFVAILGFIFLREKFNIPELIGMSLALLGAFIISYRGGNIFKNIFIEGTDYIIISGFIYSFSTIIAKKNIHRIGPTIMSLNRTLHLALFSIAVLWYSGQSIHISSNTLLNIIIGSTLGPFLASLAGYQALRYIEAGRASVLGSSKGLFVLIGAFFYFGTLPQAHQIWGGLISILGVVLISMGKVWSSKKTKH